From Elusimicrobiota bacterium:
GCTTCAACATATTGTCCTTTTTTATAATATGTAATTCCACGATTATGATAAGCATTTGCATAATTAGGTTTTAATGAAATGGCATTATTGTAATCTATAATAGCTTCACTATATAAACCAATATCATCATAAGCAACACCTCTATTGTTATATGCTCCTGAAAAATTAGGATTCAATTCAATTGCCTTGTTATAATCACTTATTGCTTCATTACACATCTTTTTGCGATAATATATATTTCCCCGCATAGCATACGCATCAGCATATTTTGGATTTAACATAATTACTGTAGTATAATCGTTTATGGCATCATTAAGTGAAGATAAAGAAGCAAATGCTAAACCACGATTATAATATACCTTTACCTTGTTTTCTATTCCAAAAGAATCCTCCCACTTATTAATCGCCTGTGTATAACACTCTATTTGACTTTTACTATCTACAGAATTAAGTCCTTTTTCAAACCAATAATTAAAATTTTTACTTTTAGAACTTGGAAAAGCAAAATTAAGTGTTAATGCTAATCCAACAAAAAAAATACCAAATGTACTCATTTCTTTCATCCCCTTAACAACCCGCCACAAAATGTTGACAAATTACAATTCATACATACTGAATTAACTTTTTATAATTTTGATTCTTTAGATGCAACCTTGAAAAAAAGCTCTTTTCAGTAATTATACCTAATTCAAAAAAACCTGTCAAGTGGCAAATTCCACTTTTTTCTGACTTTATTCCACCATGAAAATAAACGAGTTTTATTAGATTTCGGCGAGAATAACCCAACCTTTCTAAAGAACTTTTCAGAAATAGCAGGATTAATTCTTTTTTTTGACTGGTATTTTTAAAGTAAGAACTGTTCCTTTACCTTTTGTACTCTGAATTTTTATTTCACCATTATGAAGATTAACTAATTCATTACATATTGTAAGTCCCAGTCCCGTTCCTTTGGGCTTTTTAGTAAAAAATGGGTCAAATACTTTTTCAATATCTTTCTCATCTATACCTACACCATTATCACTGATAGTTAAAACGATAAACTCCTTTTTGACAAGCCTGGCAGCTACTTCTATTTTTCCTTTTTTATCTACGACAGATTGATATGCATTACTTAAAATATTATTTAATATTTCTGATATCTGATAAGAATCTGCATCAATATATTTTAATTTAAGAGATTTAAACTTTTCAACGACCGTAACATTTTGTTTACAAAATATTTTTTTCGTAAAAGAAATACTTTCTTTTAATATATCATAAATCCGAACTTTCCCATAATTCGGAATTTTCAATTTTGAATAATTTAAAAGATTGTTTATTATCTGTTCAGACTCCATTAATTTCTTTTCTACATTGACAATGTGACTCTCCAGCGATTTATTAGTATTTTTTTTACTCATATTATAAATCGCTAATCTGATAACTCCCAAAGGATTACGCAGTTCATGTGCAACCGTTGCCGCAAGTGTACCTATATCAGAAAGACGTTTTACCTCAGTTAATTTCTTTTTAATTTTTACCAGCTCTCCAACTCTTTTATTGGCAATATATTCAATTTTTTCTTTATCATTTTTTAATATTTGCTCTATTTTCTTACGTTCAGTAATATCGGTTATTATCCCGAGAACAGCATTTCCTTCTTCATATTTTATTATTTTTGTTGCAATTATTACCGGGATTATTTTTCCCTTTTTAGTAAAAATCTGATATTCATACGTACCGACTTCTTTGCCATTCAGATGATTATTATAAGATTTCATTACAAATTCTTTTGATTCCGGCGCGATTAAAGTCAGAAAATCAAAATCCGGAGAAGTCAACTCATCTTTTTTATATCCAATAATCTCTTCACATCTTTTGTTTGCATATACCACTTTACCCTGCTTGTTGATAAAAATCATATTAGGTGAATATTCAGCAATAGTTCTGAATTTCTGTTCACTTTCCAATAATGATACTTCTACATACCTTCGACTTTCTTCTATTCCAATTGCAAGCGCAACAATTTCTAAAAGTTTCTTTTCGTTTTCGGTAGGAATAACATCTCGCTGACAAACAATACATAATGAACCAACAGATTTTTTATTAAATTTTACCGCTATACCAATATATGTCTGCAGCTTATATCGGATAACATTTGGATCAGTTTTAGCATAGTGGGTTTCAGGCAGATTGCGTATAACGAAAACATCATTCGCGACATTTTTAATTACATCATAGCAAATATGTCCGTCCGGCTTGTCAACGGGATTAAAATCCGGCGGTGTATGCCATTGACCTAATGAACGAAGCACTCCTTTATCTAAACGATTATAAAGTGCACAATCAGCATTAAAAAGTTTTCCAACATAACTAATAAGACGATTAATGTTATCTAAAGGATTTGACGAAAAACCAAGAAAACATTCATTCAATTCTATTAATCGTTCTTCAGCTTGTTTGGGTTTAGTAATATCAATAGATACTCCATGATAACCCAACAAAGCACCTTTTTCATCTAAAACCGGCATACCAGCTGTTTTTAAAACAATTATATTACCATTTTTGCTTAAATTATAATTAACAAAATCAATATAAGATTCCCGATTATTATAAATTTTAAATAAGTATTCTTTTAATTCTTTTTTTCTATCGGCCACGAAAAAATCGTAAAAATATTTTTTACCAACAATCTCTTCAGGCTTAAAACCAAATATTCTTTCAACTGCAGGACTTGAATAAACATATAAACCATTAACATCTGTTTCCCAAATCCACATATTAATTAATTCGGCAATCTGCTTAATACTTTCATCAGTTTTTGTAAATTTATTTTCTAATTCTTTTCGAATAATCATATTTTTAAATCCCGGTCCCTTTTTTTACTATTTTATATTTTTTTCTATATTCTGTGGGAGTACAGTTAGTAAATCTTTTGAACTGCCTTATAAAGGATTCTGCATTTTCATAGCATAATTTATATGCAATCTGGTTTACATTATAATCATTTTTAAACAAATATTTCTTCGCTTTTTCTACTTTTTTTCTTATTTTATACTGGCTAAAACTTTTCCCGGTATTCTCTTTAAATATCCTGCTTAAATACTTGGGACTTAAACAAATCATATCTGCTGCATCATTTAAGCATATTTTTTTACAACAGTTCCTTTCAATAAAACGTTTTACTTTCGCAATCTTATCTTTTACGCTAATAATCTCTATGTCTTCAGCATTTTTTTTAATTTCTAACACTTTCTCAACAGTTTCTTTTACTTTGTTTATATCTAACGGTT
This genomic window contains:
- a CDS encoding response regulator; this encodes MTEKILIVDDDTEFRKELKDYLEEYEVVDVGNGEDALKILRKPNEVDLVILDVMMPGLNGLEVLREIKKIDAALGIIILTGYSSKDVVIEALKGRADDFLEKPLDINKVKETVEKVLEIKKNAEDIEIISVKDKIAKVKRFIERNCCKKICLNDAADMICLSPKYLSRIFKENTGKSFSQYKIRKKVEKAKKYLFKNDYNVNQIAYKLCYENAESFIRQFKRFTNCTPTEYRKKYKIVKKGTGI
- a CDS encoding tetratricopeptide repeat protein, whose translation is MSTFGIFFVGLALTLNFAFPSSKSKNFNYWFEKGLNSVDSKSQIECYTQAINKWEDSFGIENKVKVYYNRGLAFASLSSLNDAINDYTTVIMLNPKYADAYAMRGNIYYRKKMCNEAISDYNKAIELNPNFSGAYNNRGVAYDDIGLYSEAIIDYNNAISLKPNYANAYHNRGITYYKKGQYVEAKNDFEKAKNNGYIYLQDVVVKSSPK
- a CDS encoding PAS domain S-box protein → MIIRKELENKFTKTDESIKQIAELINMWIWETDVNGLYVYSSPAVERIFGFKPEEIVGKKYFYDFFVADRKKELKEYLFKIYNNRESYIDFVNYNLSKNGNIIVLKTAGMPVLDEKGALLGYHGVSIDITKPKQAEERLIELNECFLGFSSNPLDNINRLISYVGKLFNADCALYNRLDKGVLRSLGQWHTPPDFNPVDKPDGHICYDVIKNVANDVFVIRNLPETHYAKTDPNVIRYKLQTYIGIAVKFNKKSVGSLCIVCQRDVIPTENEKKLLEIVALAIGIEESRRYVEVSLLESEQKFRTIAEYSPNMIFINKQGKVVYANKRCEEIIGYKKDELTSPDFDFLTLIAPESKEFVMKSYNNHLNGKEVGTYEYQIFTKKGKIIPVIIATKIIKYEEGNAVLGIITDITERKKIEQILKNDKEKIEYIANKRVGELVKIKKKLTEVKRLSDIGTLAATVAHELRNPLGVIRLAIYNMSKKNTNKSLESHIVNVEKKLMESEQIINNLLNYSKLKIPNYGKVRIYDILKESISFTKKIFCKQNVTVVEKFKSLKLKYIDADSYQISEILNNILSNAYQSVVDKKGKIEVAARLVKKEFIVLTISDNGVGIDEKDIEKVFDPFFTKKPKGTGLGLTICNELVNLHNGEIKIQSTKGKGTVLTLKIPVKKKN